The following coding sequences lie in one Zingiber officinale cultivar Zhangliang chromosome 2B, Zo_v1.1, whole genome shotgun sequence genomic window:
- the LOC122049297 gene encoding uncharacterized protein LOC122049297 isoform X2, whose product MCVEYISALAAGNRARVMVDVEPGCMSPSVIALAAAARQTGGRVVCVRREQEAGELLRRQAEGLGIADVVECRVAGRPGEAVERLRGVDFAVVDRGMGEEDCEEAVAAVDAGPRGAVVVVSNLFDVGRRSPPGAAPAGGRTRVQMRGRSSSVVLPFGGGMEVIRIVGRRGDGDGGRRGKRRTFVVYYEDRETVHEDCVDLE is encoded by the coding sequence ATGTGCGTGGAGTACATCTCCGCCCTGGCGGCCGGCAACCGCGCCAGGGTCATGGTGGACGTGGAACCCGGCTGCATGTCGCCGTCCGTAATCGCGCTGGCGGCTGCGGCGCGGCAGACGGGCGGGCGGGTCGTCTGCGTGCGCCGCGAGCAGGAGGCGGGGGAGTTGCTGAGGAGGCAGGCCGAGGGGTTGGGCATAGCGGACGTGGTGGAGTGCCGGGTGGCGGGGCGGCCGGGGGAGGCGGTGGAGCGGCTAAGGGGAGTGGACTTCGCGGTGGTGGACCGAGGGATGGGGGAGGAGGACTGCGAGGAGGCGGTGGCGGCCGTGGACGCGGGCCCGCGCGGGGCGGTGGTGGTGGTGAGCAACCTGTTCGATGTCGGGAGGAGGTCGCCGCCGGGGGCGGCTCCTGCGGGAGGAAGGACGAGGGTGCAGATGAGGGGGAGATCGTCGTCGGTGGTGCTGCCGTTCGGCGGAGGGATGGAGGTGATACGAATTGTGGGAAGAAGGGGGGATGGAGATGGCGGTAGGAGGGGCAAGAGGAGGACTTTTGTGGTGTACTATGAAGATCGCGAGACAGTGCATGAAGATTGTGTAGACCTTGAATAA
- the LOC122049297 gene encoding uncharacterized protein LOC122049297 isoform X1: MGCWSPVDAMKAYLRTLQLCEEFYEYYEEEEVGIEPMCVEYISALAAGNRARVMVDVEPGCMSPSVIALAAAARQTGGRVVCVRREQEAGELLRRQAEGLGIADVVECRVAGRPGEAVERLRGVDFAVVDRGMGEEDCEEAVAAVDAGPRGAVVVVSNLFDVGRRSPPGAAPAGGRTRVQMRGRSSSVVLPFGGGMEVIRIVGRRGDGDGGRRGKRRTFVVYYEDRETVHEDCVDLE, from the exons ATGGGTTGCTGGTCGCCGGTGGACGCCATGAAAGCTTACCTACGCACTCTTCAATTG TGCGAGGAATTCTACGAGTACTACGAGGAAGAGGAAGTGGGCATCGAGCCCATGTGCGTGGAGTACATCTCCGCCCTGGCGGCCGGCAACCGCGCCAGGGTCATGGTGGACGTGGAACCCGGCTGCATGTCGCCGTCCGTAATCGCGCTGGCGGCTGCGGCGCGGCAGACGGGCGGGCGGGTCGTCTGCGTGCGCCGCGAGCAGGAGGCGGGGGAGTTGCTGAGGAGGCAGGCCGAGGGGTTGGGCATAGCGGACGTGGTGGAGTGCCGGGTGGCGGGGCGGCCGGGGGAGGCGGTGGAGCGGCTAAGGGGAGTGGACTTCGCGGTGGTGGACCGAGGGATGGGGGAGGAGGACTGCGAGGAGGCGGTGGCGGCCGTGGACGCGGGCCCGCGCGGGGCGGTGGTGGTGGTGAGCAACCTGTTCGATGTCGGGAGGAGGTCGCCGCCGGGGGCGGCTCCTGCGGGAGGAAGGACGAGGGTGCAGATGAGGGGGAGATCGTCGTCGGTGGTGCTGCCGTTCGGCGGAGGGATGGAGGTGATACGAATTGTGGGAAGAAGGGGGGATGGAGATGGCGGTAGGAGGGGCAAGAGGAGGACTTTTGTGGTGTACTATGAAGATCGCGAGACAGTGCATGAAGATTGTGTAGACCTTGAATAA